Below is a window of Desmonostoc muscorum LEGE 12446 DNA.
TTTTCAACCATTTGGGGTTACCGTTGCCGTTTCCACAATTTTCTCAACCCTTGTAGCGCGGATGATTACGCCGATGATGGGGGCGTATTTGTTGCAGGAGAAGGAGGGGAGTGGGGAGTGGGGAGTAGGGAGTAGGAGAGTAGTAAAATTCTTTAATTTCAAATTTACACTTCCAGGTAGCAAGAAACTCAGAACTCAAGATTCAGAACTCACAACTGTAAAACGTCCTGGCTTTCAACCTTATAGATCGCTTCTCCAGTGGGCGTTACGGCATAGATTGACAACAATAGCGATCGCCTTTGCTTTTTTCTTAGCCAGTGTGATGCTAGTTCCTTTGATTCCCAAGGGTTTTGTTGATGATGGTGACTTCGGAATTTCCAACGTAAGTATAGAACTAGCTCCTGGTAGCACTTTGGCAGATGTCAACAAAGTAGTGACACAAGCCACTGACCTCATTCTCCAAAACTCAGTAGTTGAAGGCATACTAGCCACAGAAGAAATAAATTCTGCAACTCTGACCATTAATCTTAAACCTAAAGAAGAACGGGATATTTCCCAAAAACAGTTTGAGGAACAAGTACGCCCTTTATTTGAGCAAATACCAGGAGCGAGAATTAGTTTTCAAAGTCAGTCACCGGGTGATAGCCGCAAAGCATTATCAATTGTCCTCAGAAGTGAAAATCCCCAAGCATTAAATCAAGCTGCTGATGCCTTAGAAAAGCAAATGCGAAGCATATCGGGATTGGTGGAAGTCTCCTCAACTGCAAGTTTGGTGAAACCAGAGATTTTAGTAATTCCTAACCCGCAACGGGCAGCAGATTTGGGGGTAACAGTGCAAGCGATCGCCCGAACAGCTTCCCTTGGTACCATCGGCGACAACGATGCAAACTTGGCAAAATTTAATTTGAGCGATCGGCAAATCCCCATTCGCGTGCAAATCGACCCAGAAGCACGAGCCGACATCAACACAATCACCAATCTCCAAGTCCCCAGCCAAAATGGTAAATTAGTTCCCCTCGTAGCAGTGGCAGATATTCGCTTTGGTAGTGGTCCTGCTACCATCAACCGCTACGATCGCGCCCGTCAAGTTGCTGTAGAAGCAAACTTGCAAGGTATTTCTTTAGGAGAAGCAGTAGAAACAATCAACAAACTACCTGCAATGCAAAACTTACCGCTAGGAGTAGCACAGCAACCTTCAGGTAGCGCCAAAATTATGCAAGATATTTTCGGTCGCTTTGGCAGCGCCTTGGGACTGGCATTAATGTGTATCTATGCAATTCTCGTGCTGCTGTATAACAACTTTCTCCATCCATTATCGATTATGGCAGCCTTGCCCTTTTGTTTAGGGGGCACATTGGTAGCGCTGATGCTTGCCCAGAAACCCTTGGGAATATATGCCTTAATTGGTGTGGTGTTGCTGTTAGGAATTGTCACCAAAAACTCGATTCTGTTAGTAGACTACACCATTATCAACATGCAGGAAGGCAAAAGCCAACGTCAAGCCTTAGTAGAAGCTGGCGTGTCACGTCTGCGCCCCATTATGATGACTTCTCTGGCAACCATCGCAGGTACTCTGCCCCTAGCATTGGGAATTGGCGTCGGTTCCGAAGTCCGTCAACCAATGGGAATTGCCATTTTGGGCGGTTTCACAACTTCCACCCTGTTGACACTGGTGGTAGTGCCAGTCATATTTAGCTACATTGACAACTTCCAAACTTGGATTATGAATACACTGCGCTATGGCTTTGGTCAGAAATCACCGCACCAATAATTATTGTAGAGACGGCGATTTATCGCGTCTTCTTAACCGAATCGTATTGCTTCCGCCCGTGTACCTATTGTGCGATCGCCCTTCTCCGTGGGCATCATAACAAAAATTCACCACGGTAAAGACCCGATGGCATACCAAAACATCACCGCCTCCCTTTCCCCAGCAGATATCCAAGAAATTAAAGCAGCCTTTGCGACTATCCAAGCAAAGATGCCTTTTCTCGTAACCTTGAGTGTCGAAGAACGACGCAAGTTATTTAAGATGGGCGATAAAAGGCTAGCTTTTGTCAATACTAGCCTGATTGCTGCCCAGTCTAACAAAGAAATCTTACCAGCCAGCTTTGATTTAGATGAGTTTGTCCGGGATTATCAACTAGCCGCGAACCTCACCGAACTGTTGATTGGACTGCGACAACTGACAGAACAAGTAGATGATACGCTAATGGCAGTCGGTAGCGAAGCAATGGGCAGCAGCTTGACAGTTTATGATTACGTCAAGACAGCAGCTAAGAAAACTCCAGGGTTAAAAAGTATAGCTCAACAATTAGGCGATCGCTTTAAAGCTATAAAAAGTAAACCTGCTAAAGCTGCATCTGATTCATAGCCTGTAAACATTCCTAGATGCACCGGAAAAGTTAAAGGGGAAAGGTTAAAGGGAGATGTAATTCCTTTTTCTTTTCCCCTTTGAAGTTTTCTCAACTTCTGCAAGAGTCTCATGATTTGCAAAACAAAGTGTATTTTTTAGTGAATGACTTGAATTTGATAGGTGATATCGTGTCCGCCCAAAAGACCTCTCCCTAGTTTTACTACGCAAAACCTGTCCCTCTCCGACTCGGAGAGGGACAGACTTGAACTTTAGTTCAAGGCAGGGAGAGGTTTCTTAAACTCACGGTGAATTAACCTCAGAGATTTGTCGATGAATATCAAACATTCGTCGATGAATATCAAACATTCGCCGATGAATATCAAACATTCGCCGATGAATATCAAACATTCAGCGATGAATATCAAACATTCGCCAATGAATATCAAACATTCAGCGATGAATATCAAACATTCGCCAATGAATATCAAACATTCAGCGATGAATATCAAACATTCGTCGATGAATATCAAACATTCAGCGATGAATATCAAACATTCGCCAATGAATATCAAACATTCAGCGATGAATATCAAACATTCGTCGCTGAATATCAAAGATTCGCCGATGAATATCAAACATTCAGCGATGAATATCAAAGATTCCTTAATGAGTCTTTAATAGTCGCCCACGAACATAATTAGGAATTGCAAGCTTGGTATTCTACCCATAACCGCGCCTAATCTGCCGCCTTGCCCCCAATTATGCTCACCACACCCCGCCACAGCAGCAAGCCTTCTCCCTTTATCCTTTATGCTTTAGCCTTTATCTTCTCCTTCCTCCTCTGTCTACCTTGGGTAAGCGCCAAAGAAACCCCCAAACCCAAACCGCAACAGTGGCAGATTGACGGCATAGTAGCAGCCCTTGAGGACAGCTACCCCCAAGTAAAGGGATATGCTTTTAAAAAATTAGCTGAATATAAGCCGCAAGATTTAAAAATTCTGCTTAAAAAACCGGAGGAAATTGCCCAGAAAGCCGCCAACATCCTCAAGGATGAAAAGATTGACTCATCTGTTCGTTATGGTGCGGCATCGGCATTGGGCAAGCTGGGAGAGGCGGCTACCAAGTATATCCCTGACATCCTTAACATCCTCAAGGATGAAAAGATTGACTCATATGTTCGTTATGGTGCGGCATCGGCATTGGGCAACCTGGGAGAGGCGGCTACCAAGTATATCCCTGACATCCTTAACTTCCTCAAGGATGAAAAGGTTAACTCATCTGTTCGTAGCATTGCGGCATCGGCATTGGGCAACTTGGGAGAGGCGGCTACCAAGTATATCCCTGACATCCTTAACTTCCTCAAGGATGAAAAGATTGACTCATATGTTCGTGGCAGTGCGGCATCGGCATTGGGCAACCTGGGAGAGGCGGCTACCAAGTATATCCCTGACATCGTTAACATCCTCAAGGATGAAAAGGTTGACTCAAGAGTTCGTGGCAGTGCGGCATCGGCATTGGGCAACCTGGGAGAGGCGGCTACCAAGTATATCCCTGACATCCTTAACTTCCTCAAGGATGAAAAGGTTGACTCATATATTCGTCGCAGTGCGGCATCGGCATTGGGCAACCTGGGAGAGGCGGCTACCAAGTATATCCCTGACATCCTTAACTTCCTCAAGGATGAAAAGGTTGACTCAGATGTTCGTGGCAGTGCAACATCGGCATTGGAAAATATAAAACAACTCAAGTTGGAAGAGGTTGTTGTAGTTTTGAATTATGCCTATGAACCAAACCAGGCAAGCCTTAAACAAAACGGAGACTTTGAATATTGGCGGTTTTTGACTTATTTCCTTAGTGGTGGCAATAATGAAGTAAAAATGCTACTGAAATGGGTAGGCAGACCTGAGAGAAAAGCAGTTCCTCCTAAACTTACCCACGAAGAGGGCAAGAAAACACTAGAGGTTTTTCTCAAAGCCTGGGAACTTACTCAGGGGTTCACAGAATTAAGAGAAGACTTAGCCAAGCAAATTTCCGAAGTTGCCACTAACAAAAACGTGACTTGGAAATTAGATAATCTACTCTTACTACAAAACCATTACAACAACCTCAAACAAGTCAACTCCACCCATGCAAATGCGGTGCAGTCAGTTATAGATAATCTGGAAGTGTGGCGATGGTTTGTCCGCGCCAGAAATACTATCCTCATCCATGCAGCCTTGTGGCTAGCCCTCATCTTTGCCTACCCCAAATTCCCCCAAATCCAAGCCATCTTCTTCTGGAACCCTTGGGTACGCCGAATTTTTGGTATCGGCTATGTCGGCTTTCTCCTCGCCTGGGTTCCGTTCCTGCGCCGCAAACTGTTTGAGCCGTTCCAGCCTTCTCTATTAGCCGATGCAGGCTTAGATAACTTTAATGACCAATCATACTTCCCAGAGTCCAGAGTCAAAATTCCCGCCTCCGAAGAAATCCTCCCAGTCACCGCAGCCTTACCCAGTATCAAAGGGCAAATTGTCTTAGAAGGCGATTCTGGTTTAGGCAAGTCGATGTTTTTGCGCCATCTGGTGAAAAACTCCCAGCAAATTCTTGTCTATCTCCCCGCCCAAAAGTGTAATAAAGGCGTAATTGAAGCCATCCAAGACAAACTACACGGCCAAGCCCAAGATGCCGTCTTCTTAAAAAACTTGATTTACAGTGGTGCAATTGACATCTGCATCGACGGACTCAACGAAGTCACCGCCGAAACCCGCGCCAAAATCTGCCAGTTTGTCGAAAGCTATTTCCGGGGCAACATTATCATGACAACCCAGCCCCTAGAGTGGACACCGCCCTCAACAGCCAAGATATATAAATTGCAACCCCTTGAACAACAACAAATTCAAGAATTTTTGATATCCCGTCAGCCGCGACTCCCCAAAGATGCCCAAGTTCAAGGTGCTGATTACGCCAAAGCCTGCACCAACTATTTAACAGAAGTCTTCCAACAGCAACAAGCCAAAGAAGAGTTAGATGCTGTCCGCCGAATTCTTTCCAACCCAATGGATCTAACAGTGGTAGCGCTGATGTTATCACAAGGCAAACACCCAAACTTATTTCGCCTGCAAGAACAGCAATACAACCTGATGGCGGCAGAATACCTCAAAGAATGGAATCAAGAATTTCCCTTAAAGAAATTCTCAGCCGCCGTCTACGAAATGCGACTCGAAGACAAACAAGCCTTACCCGCAGATGAATTTCACCAAGTTGCCATGTCTTTGGAAGACGAGAAATACAAGATGGTAGTCAGCCGTCAGTGGCAAGATGAAAAAGGCGAAGCCAAGAAAGAATGGTACTTCCGCCACGATAAAATCATGGATTTCTTCTTAGTGCAAAACTTTCTCGGCGAAACTGATGCCGCCGAAGAACTATTAGTTGATAGAATGGGCGATCCCCGTTTTCGTGGCGTTTATTTCTTGCTAGCAACGTTACTTCCTTTAGATGCAGCCAAAGAACTGCGGGAAAAGTTGATTCAATACGCCGCCGACACCAAAGACAATACAGTAAGTAATACCTTTGTGCAGTTGTTAAGAACAAGATAATTCGTAATTCGTAATTCGTAATTTTAAGAGTGGAGTAAGGGAGTTAAATCGCAATACAGTTGAGAATGAGCAACAAACTCATGTAGAGACGCGATTTATCGCGTCTTCAAAGAGCGTGTAGCTAGACGTAGTGTACCGTAGGCAATTCCATTGGCAAACTGCTGTAAGTGCGATCGCTTTCATCGCTATGATCGAAAAACATAATATCTACTGCTGCTGAATTCAACCGTTAGCGTCACCATCTGGGAGTGTGTATTGTATGCAAGTAAATGTTATTGCCATGACTGTGCTAGTCTCAATGGTTGCGGCGCAGGGCGCTTACGCGCAAGACACCGACATCACGAGTAAGGCATTCATGGAGGCGGCGCTGACGGTGAGGACATTCGACTACTATGCCACAAAATGCAAGCAGGGTAGTGGCTTCGCTGCTAATGATGCTGCCAAGATCGAGGCGTGGCAAACCGCGAACGGTGTCGCCCAGATCCGTATGCGCCTACGCGACCTCGATCGCTACCCCACCCAAAAGCAGCAACTCGACGAGGCTGTAGCCAATATCACTCAAAAGATCGCAGGTCAGTACGCCAATCTGGATGCCTGCACTGCGGCATTGTTGGTGTCAAAACTACCCGCCGCGCAGTTTGCAACGGTGTCGCCACAACTCCTGGCGTCGCCGAGCAAACCGCCCAAAACTCCCAACAAGACCGAGCGATCGCCTGCCGTCACCCCTGGGATTGCATCTTCCCAATCAGACGCCAAAATTGTGGCTCAAATCGATAGCTTCGGCTTCAATTCGCGTCCGAAGGTCGGTATTGGTGGCTTCATAGCCCTCGATATCTATCCTGTTGTACTCTTTCGCAACGGCGATGCACTCACCAATGTCGAAGGGCTTTCCTTCGGAGGCGGACTCGCAGCCCACAAACGCGCTAACCCGGACGAATGGACGCGTTGGCGTCGTCAGGGTGGCAAACTGCAACTTGCACAAAAGGACGGCTGGAAGGCGTTACCTTTCCAAACGACATATCCAAAATTACCCAATGACTTCAGGCTAAACGGACTCTTCCGCTCACTCTCTGGTACGGGGACGGTTGCGATCGGAGGCAACCAGTCGATCGCCGCTTGGCAGGACTATCGCTTCTCGGCTGATGGCCAAGTTGTGCGCGGCAACGGTGCTGGTGGACGCGCGGAGTCTGGCGACACATCCATCGCCACTAGCAACACAGCACCAAATCAGCGCGGTCGCTATCGCATTGAAGGACTGACTCTGTATATAACCTACGAAGATGGCTCAAGCGAGCGTCGTATCCTAATCACCGATCCGAAAGATCCCAAGAGTGTCATCTGGCTCGATGGAGTTAGCTACGTACACCGCAAGCAGTGACATGACGATAAGGCTTTAAAACCTTCTCTTCTACCTTTTAGGGTCTTTATAGTAAGTCTTAATCTGGACGCGGGATCATTTTCTAGTATGGATAGACAGGGGAACCGAAAAGTTTTACAATCTGAACTGATTGTGGTAATTTTACCTATTGCCCAATCCACATAACCATAGTAAAGATTTTCTAGTGATTCCATTTCATTGTGGAAACACTAAATTAATATAGGAAAGTCTTGAATAGGGGACAGCAAACAAATGGATGTAAAGCTGATTCTAGCCGGCTTAACGGTTATATTTACGGTTTCGTGTTTATTTTTTGGCACGAAAAATGGATTCTATGATTCAGATAACTATCACGGCAATGGTTCGGCACATTGAGAGAAATTTGTAGACGCTGAGGCAACTTTCCTTAGGGTAGGTTGGCTAAGAGCGCTCATAACTTTCACAGGGAAAACAGGCAAGAGGCAAGACTCCTTTAGCTCCTAGTTTGATAGCTCTCTCGTTATCCAACTTTTCCGAACTAGTGCGGGTTCGGTAGAGGCCTCCTCCCCAATCAAAAATCCGTATTCTCAGGGTGTAGGGGCGCATGATAAAACTTACCCCTAAGTCACAAAACCAAAATTTGTGCAATTTTTGGCTTTTGGGATATGTCCATGACGATGAGGTTTGAGGGGAGGAGAGCATGAGGGATAATCTGTCGGCATCCTCTCGCGTAGATGCTGGGGAAGCGGGTAGTGAATTAGAATGTTTGCCCTATAGTGTCCAGCATGACGACGAGGGCGTGTGTTTATTAGTAAAGATGGGGCCACACCGCATCCTGTTGGACTGTGGTTTGGAGGATATCTCATCACTGGGGAGGGGGCTTAGCAAGTCGGTACGTGAAAATAGTTCCCCTCTACCAGCAGATTTGGTTTTAATTAGTCACGCCCACCCAGATCATGCCAGAGGCTTACTGGCACTGCACAAAGCTTTTCCCAATTTACCTATTTATGGCAGCGAAGTCACCAGTAAGTTACTGCCACTGAATTGGCAAGACCAAGATCCCCAGAAAATCTCCGAATTTTGTCATGCTTTGCCGCTGCGATCGCCAGTGGAATTCCAAGAAGGTCTGGTGGCAGAATTATTCCCCGCAGGGCATCTACCAGGGGCAGTGGCAATCCTCCTCACCTACACCACCCAACAGCGTAGTTATAAGCTGCTGTATACAGGGGACTTTTTCTTATCCAACTCCCGCCTAGTAGAAGGTCTGCGTTTAGAGGAACTACGGGGCTTAAACTTAGATGTACTGATTATTGAAGGCACCTATGGTACATCCCGCCATCCCCACCGCCGCAACCAAGAAAATCAATTAGCAGAGCGAATTAATCGGGCGATCGCTGACCATTGTTCTGTAATCCTTCCCACACCTGCTTTAGGGCTGGGTCAAGAACTGTTGATGCTTTTGCGCTCTCATCACCACTTCACTGGACGAGATTTAGATATCTGGGTAGATGGTGCCGTTGCCACAGGCTGCGACGCTTACCTAGAACTGCTACCCCACCTCCCCCCATCGGTACAGAACTTTGCCCGCCATCAACCTTTGTTTTGGGATGAACGGGTGCGTCCCCGCGTGCGTCGTTTAAAAGCAGAAGAACGTGCCACTGTGGGCAAGTCACCCTGTATTGTCCTGACTGACTCCACAGCTGATTTGGGCGAACACTGCCAACCCGATACCGGCCCTTGGCTGATCCTCGTGCCGGAAAAAATTGATATAAAACTTAACAAAAAATATTTAGCACCCACCACTGTGGAAAGCTATCTCTTAGCTCAGCATAGTGATGGTCCTGGTACTACGCAACTCATTCATAATTTGCGACCCCAGCACGTGATTTTTGTCCACGGTTCTCCTGCCTACTTAGCCGATCTCACAAGCTTAGAAGAGTTACAAAACCGCTATCACGTACATTCTCCGGCGGCTGAGACTTTGGTGGAATTGCCTATTGGCGATACATTTTTGCAACCGGCAGCCCCGGAGACGAATTATGAAGGTGAACTGACGGAGTTAGGAACAGTAGTCACAATCACCTTACCCGATGCAATCACAGCCGATCCTCGTTGGCAACAGTTTGCGGATACTGGTTTAATCGAGGCTCGTTGGCAAGGGGAGGAACTAGTATTAAGGGGATTGTCTCAGCGAGAACTGCTCAATCAAAATAGCGATCGCTATACATGGACAGACGTAGACTGTTGCGGTACTTGCCGACATCAAAGGGGGCAGCGGTGTTGGAATCCAGCTTCCCCATTGTATAACTTTAAAGTAACCTTGGAAGGTTACTGTCCTGCTTTTGAGCGGTTATCTAGTTCTGAGTCCTAAGTCCTGAGTTAGGATTGATGACTCAGGACTCGCTACTCAGCACTGATTATTCCGGATTTGAGTCAGTGTAATGATTGCGGATGCGTTCGGCTTCGGGACAATCCTCTGTCAGGAGAGGTTCCACATTTCCACGTGGCACTGAAGCCAATTTTTGCGTTACAGCACCAATGCTCTCGAGGCGAACCATTTCTTCCCAAGAACAAACTTCATCCTCTTCTTCTGTTTCATAGCGTAGAGTTACTAAATCTCCCTCTATGTCTATGATGCGGGCGCGTTCAATCCAGCGTTGCTGGTCCCGCAAGAAAACACATACCTCCCGCCCGTCGCAACACAGTTGATAAATCTTGCGGTGTAGCATGTACTGCTTCTGCCTTTTTAAACAACGTAGTTAAACCTGTCAAAATCTGGGTTCTACCCCATTACATTACACCCTTAGGAGGTTAATTTCACGGTCTAGGACGAGTACGCCTCATAACCCAATCTCAAGATTTGCTTGTAGTTGTGAGCATCTATCGAGATTTTGGGTCACCAACCAATGGTTGCTTTACCAATGAACTCAATCTCTTTCGAGCTGATTTTAGGGAATGTTTGCTTCATAGAAGTCGAACAAGTCGGGATTTCTCCTCACAAGGTTAATATTTGCTGGTGAGTCCTTTCTACCATTATGTAATAAATAATACTGAAAAACAAGCGTTGATTGCGGTTGTTTAATTTGCCTACTTGTAGTCATTGGCATTATTAGGAAGTCCGGGGACTTGGCTTTACTTTTACCCCTGTGTATTTGATCTTAACTCATTCTCTTGCTGACCTTGATGATTTTCAAAAACAACACACAAAGAGTTTTGAGTTTTTCAGGTTTTTGCTTGAAGATGGGGCGAGACAGGGGGACACAAAGACGCAAAGAAAGAATTCTCCGTGTCCCTGCGTTTCCCCCTCTTTGCGTCTTCCTCATCTCCCTAAGCCTCTTGTATCAGTATCAACAATATTTTTACTGTAGGGGTAATTCCATTAGCATATTCGATGAGGATGCTTCTCGTTTAATTTGACCTGTGCGAACTGCATCGTACAGGGCTGTGAGGGCTAACAAATCCTGTGACTGATAGCATTTAGTAGCCAGCATTTGATGGAGTAAACCTTCAGATTCAACACTAAGATATCCAGTTTGGAAAGCAGATTCAACAATTGTGCGAATCATCATGATTAGGGCAGAGTGAGCAATTTATTATGTCCAGTGTGGAATATTTCCTTCTCCCACTAGTTGATATGAAACATTAATAACATGTGATTATCGTTACACGCTTTTAGTGATTTATATCACAAGTATGATTGAGAATATAAGTTTTTGGTGGATTTATCTATTAATATACGCAGATATATGAATACAATACTTTTTAGTATTTATATTGATAAATCAGGTCATTTAAGAATATTAAAATATAGTAAAACTTTTAGGCAAGCATCCAAATAAATAGTGAGGTATGGGCAATCAAGCAAAAAACTGGCGGAAATCCTCATCTTTTTGGCTCAGTTGCACCCAGTCTAGGTTCAAGGACTGGAATTTTTGCACCAAGCGATCGCAAGCAGGACGTTCGGTAGCATAGTGTCCTGCGTCGATTAAAATGAGATTGCGATCGCGGCTTTCTTGAAACTGATGAAATTTGCAGTCAGAAGTTAGATACGCTTGAGCGCCAGTTTTACTAACTGCTGAAATAAAACTAGCTCCCGAACCACCCAAAACAGCAACTTGTGTAATTGTTTGCTGTAAATTAGCTGTTGGGGAAAAAATTAAATTTGGGGGAGCAAGTCGGGTTTGAATGGCTGTGAGTAATTCCTGTAGTGTCATCGATGGCTCTAGCAAACCAACACGACCATATCCTAATCCTAGTTGTGTGGGTACTATGGGAGTAACTTGTTTCAGTTCTAAAATTTGAGCCAACACATCAGCAGTACCATCCTGTACTTGGTCGAAATTCGTATGGGCGCTGTAAATACCAATATTGTGGCTAAAAGCTAAGCGTACCATTTCAGCGATCGCCTCACCAGTGCGTAAGGACTTGGGAGGTGTAAAAATGAGAGGATGATGGGCAAAAATTAGATTAGCATTAAGAGCGATCGCTTCGTGCATCACTGCTAGAGTTGGTGTCAAACACACCAATACTCGTACTCTTTCCTGCAACACTCCTGGTTCAATCTGCCAGCCACAATTATCCCAGCTTTCACACCAAGCGGGATTCGCCCATGCTTCAAACCAAGTAATTAAATCAGCGATTTTCATAATTAACTTTTCATTTCTAATTTTTAACAAGAAAGAATTTAGAAGTCAGGAGCCATAATTGTCCAATTTAATTTGTAGCTGTTGGTGAATGAATCAACGGATTTCACTCGGCCAGCAAATGGAAAATTTGGTAGTCTACAATCAGTAAACTGAATTCTGAATTCTGAATTCTTCTTCAATGTTTCTGTGGTTGAATATCTAATTTTAATGCTATTTGCTGACGCATTTCTTGGAAAGGTTTATTCCATACAGGGCTAGCATTCCAGTTCCAAACTGCCACTGGAATCAGTTCTTCGTGGGCAAGATAACTTAGCAGACGGTATTCATCTTCTGGTTCACGAGAAAAGGAGAATGGATTGCGGTAGCCTGTGTCACACAGTTTATAACAAGTGATTTGACCGTGGCTAATACGTTGTATCAATTCCTTACCTTTAGTGAGTAAATAATCAAAAAAAACTAAGCTAAAAGGCTCTATGTTTGCACGATTTTCTGGGTCTTTTTGTACCCATCTTGCCCACTCAAACCCATACACAAAGTCGTGAACATAACGGAAGCGAATTTCTGTGTTAATTCCGAACATCTCTGTCAGGGAAACCATCTTTTTACCAAAAGCCTTTAAAAAAGCAACCGCACCTTCATCTGCGACTAAAGCCTGTCTCAGCATACTACTTACCAGAAAATCAAAATCCCAGAAGATGTTTTCTGGGAAATTTTGCAACTGACTATCAACTATACATTCCAAAGTTTCCTGAACAGTTGCGATAATTTGGATGTCGGTACTTTCTTCGGCAATCAAATTTCCCAATTCCGCAAAACTAGTAATTATTTTTTTTTGAGGATTAAGTGACAAAAGATTAACAGAGTGCTGGGCAAGTATTTTATCAATAAGTTGAAACGTATGAGTTGGTGTTAGTTCTTGCTTCATAGTAATTGAAATAGCCCAGCCATCTGACACTAAGTATTAGTTTATATTGAAATGCCTAAATTATTAAAAAAATATAAATAAACTTAATTTTACATTTACAAACTGATACATACAATTTTTTCAGTGTGTATATGGTTTATTTTTCATGAAAATTTTTCGCCAAAAAGGCATTAGAGGGAAGTTTTCAATATTCTAGCCAAAGTGTAGGCAGTAACAACAGAGTATTTAAACTCTATAAAGCTACACCTGAGATAAAAAGGAGTCAAAATTCAGAATTCAGAATTCAGAATACTCTACCCATGCACCCTTATAGGGAAGCAAGCTACGCGCAGCATCCCGTAGGGAAGGGATAGAACTTTAAATGAGTGAAAAAAATTTAATACTAGTTTCGCGCCACTTGCGGGCACGGTTTTAAACCAATATTCATTACCCAGTCGTACAGAAATCATACTGA
It encodes the following:
- a CDS encoding DUF6679 family protein; translation: MLHRKIYQLCCDGREVCVFLRDQQRWIERARIIDIEGDLVTLRYETEEEDEVCSWEEMVRLESIGAVTQKLASVPRGNVEPLLTEDCPEAERIRNHYTDSNPE
- a CDS encoding Nif3-like dinuclear metal center hexameric protein — its product is MKIADLITWFEAWANPAWCESWDNCGWQIEPGVLQERVRVLVCLTPTLAVMHEAIALNANLIFAHHPLIFTPPKSLRTGEAIAEMVRLAFSHNIGIYSAHTNFDQVQDGTADVLAQILELKQVTPIVPTQLGLGYGRVGLLEPSMTLQELLTAIQTRLAPPNLIFSPTANLQQTITQVAVLGGSGASFISAVSKTGAQAYLTSDCKFHQFQESRDRNLILIDAGHYATERPACDRLVQKFQSLNLDWVQLSQKDEDFRQFFA